In one Streptomyces venezuelae genomic region, the following are encoded:
- a CDS encoding phytoene desaturase gives MRTIPGRTDHVVIVGAGLAGLSAALHLLGSGRAVTLVERAGHPGGRAGLMERGGYRIDTGPTVLTMPELVEDAFAAVGETLRGRLDLVPLHPAYRARFADGASLDVHTAPEAMEAEIERFAGARQAVGYRRLRAWLTRLYELQMRRFIDTNFDSPLELLTPDLARLAALGGFGRLDARIASFISDERLRRVFSFQALYAGVPPARALAAYAVIAYMDTVAGVHFPRGGMHAVPRAMAAAAEDAGADVRYGHTVQRLERSGSRITAVVTDRGRIPCDAVILTPDLPVAYGLLGRAPRRPRPLRHSPSAVVLHLGTDRTWPQLAHHTISFGSAWKQTFDELTGTGKLMSDPSLLITRPTATDPSLAPHGRHLHYVLAPCPNTDIGPAARDWTDLAPRYRDTLLAELERRGLAGIGAAIEEECMVTPADWTAHGHAAGTPFSAAHTFPQTGPFRPRNLVRGTDNAVLAGCGTTPGVGVPTVLISGKLAAARVTGRTR, from the coding sequence ATGAGGACCATTCCTGGCCGGACCGACCATGTCGTGATCGTGGGCGCCGGGCTCGCGGGCCTGTCCGCCGCCCTGCATCTGCTGGGCTCCGGCCGCGCGGTCACGCTCGTCGAACGGGCCGGCCATCCGGGCGGCCGGGCCGGGCTCATGGAACGCGGGGGCTACCGGATCGACACCGGCCCCACCGTCCTGACCATGCCCGAACTCGTCGAGGACGCCTTCGCCGCGGTCGGCGAGACCCTCCGCGGCCGCCTCGACCTCGTGCCGCTGCACCCCGCCTACCGCGCCCGGTTCGCCGACGGCGCCTCCCTGGACGTGCACACCGCGCCCGAGGCCATGGAAGCCGAGATCGAACGGTTCGCCGGCGCCCGGCAGGCCGTGGGGTACCGGCGGCTGCGCGCCTGGCTCACGCGGCTCTACGAGCTCCAGATGCGCCGCTTCATCGACACCAACTTCGACTCGCCGCTGGAACTCCTGACCCCCGATCTGGCCCGGCTCGCCGCTCTCGGCGGCTTCGGCCGACTGGACGCGCGCATCGCCTCGTTCATCTCCGACGAACGGCTGCGGCGGGTCTTCTCGTTCCAGGCGCTGTACGCGGGCGTGCCGCCGGCCCGCGCCCTCGCCGCCTATGCGGTCATCGCCTACATGGACACCGTCGCCGGGGTCCACTTCCCGCGCGGCGGCATGCACGCCGTGCCGCGCGCCATGGCGGCCGCCGCCGAGGACGCGGGCGCCGACGTCCGGTACGGGCACACGGTCCAGCGCCTTGAGCGGTCGGGGTCCAGGATCACGGCCGTCGTCACCGACCGGGGCCGCATCCCCTGCGACGCGGTGATCCTCACCCCTGACCTTCCCGTCGCGTACGGGCTCCTGGGCCGCGCCCCGCGCCGCCCGAGGCCGCTGCGGCACTCGCCGTCCGCGGTGGTCCTGCACCTCGGCACCGACCGCACCTGGCCCCAGTTGGCCCACCACACGATCTCCTTCGGGTCGGCCTGGAAGCAGACCTTCGACGAACTGACCGGCACCGGGAAGCTCATGTCCGACCCGTCCCTGCTCATCACCCGGCCGACGGCCACCGACCCCTCGCTCGCACCCCACGGCCGCCACCTGCACTACGTCCTCGCCCCCTGCCCGAACACCGACATCGGCCCCGCCGCCCGGGACTGGACCGACCTCGCGCCCCGCTACCGCGACACCCTCCTCGCCGAACTCGAGCGGCGCGGGCTCGCCGGCATCGGGGCGGCGATCGAAGAGGAGTGCATGGTGACCCCCGCGGACTGGACCGCCCACGGACACGCGGCGGGCACCCCGTTCTCCGCCGCCCACACCTTCCCGCAGACCGGCCCCTTCCGGCCCCGCAACCTCGTGCGGGGCACGGACAACGCGGTCCTCGCGGGCTGCGGCACCACGCCCGGTGTGGGCGTGCCCACGGTCCTGATCTCCGGCAAGCTGGCCGCCGCGCGCGTCACGGGGAGGACCCGATGA
- a CDS encoding RNA polymerase sigma factor, giving the protein MIASRPAPITESVPVPQPGRASGGDEEELATGFVAGDEACLAVVHERWSALVHCVARRSLGDAREAEDVTQQVFIAAWRGRAGYCPGRGTLAGWLIGITRRKVADALSARSRRAALVDAAGAALAVRPQESSSLEGVLDQVLVEHELARLPPPQRKVLRLAFYHDLTQPQIAVVTGWPLGTVKSHARRGLLRLRHAFEHGTEPEPGTPLGP; this is encoded by the coding sequence ATGATCGCCAGTCGACCGGCCCCGATCACCGAGAGCGTTCCCGTCCCTCAGCCGGGCCGCGCGTCGGGCGGCGACGAGGAGGAGCTGGCCACCGGCTTCGTGGCGGGGGACGAGGCCTGCCTCGCCGTGGTCCACGAGCGGTGGTCGGCGCTGGTGCACTGCGTCGCCCGGCGTTCGCTCGGGGACGCGCGGGAGGCCGAGGACGTGACGCAGCAGGTGTTCATCGCCGCCTGGCGCGGGCGGGCCGGCTACTGCCCCGGGCGCGGCACCCTGGCCGGCTGGCTCATCGGCATCACCCGCCGCAAGGTCGCCGACGCCCTCTCCGCGCGCAGCCGCCGGGCCGCGCTGGTCGACGCGGCGGGCGCGGCGCTCGCGGTGCGCCCCCAGGAGTCGTCCTCCCTGGAGGGCGTGCTCGACCAGGTCCTCGTGGAGCACGAACTGGCCCGGCTGCCACCGCCGCAGCGCAAGGTCCTGCGCCTGGCGTTCTACCACGACCTCACGCAGCCCCAGATCGCCGTCGTGACCGGCTGGCCCCTGGGCACGGTGAAGAGTCACGCCCGCCGCGGCCTGCTCCGCCTGCGCCACGCCTTCGAACACGGCACCGAGCCGGAACCCGGCACCCCACTCGGCCCGTGA
- a CDS encoding phytoene/squalene synthase family protein — MSARELDAAAITDPALRAAYGHCRRLNARHGKTYFLATRLLPVERRPAVHALYGFARWADDIVDDLEVTTAPAERSLALRRLQAQLDRGLRTGESGEPVVTALADTARRYAIDPLHFSDFMTSMRQDLEVTEYPTYGDLERYMHGSAAVIGLQMLPVLGTVVPRAEAAPHAAALGVAFQLTNFLRDVGEDLDRGRIYLPQELLGAHGVDRALLHWSRTTGRGDPRITAALKEAAAFTRGVYATAAPGLAMLDPVARPCIRTAFVLYGAILDAIADGGYAVLHRRAAVSRRRRAAVACDGLVRVAAARLRHRPAGAPALPPPAPSEDPAPHHGTYTPHSRKEPV; from the coding sequence ATGAGCGCCCGCGAGCTGGACGCGGCGGCGATCACCGACCCCGCGCTGCGCGCCGCCTACGGCCACTGCCGACGCCTCAACGCCCGCCACGGCAAGACGTACTTTCTCGCCACCCGGCTGCTGCCGGTCGAACGGCGGCCGGCCGTGCACGCCCTGTACGGCTTCGCGCGGTGGGCCGACGACATCGTCGACGACCTGGAGGTCACCACCGCGCCCGCCGAACGCTCCCTGGCGCTGCGGCGGCTCCAGGCGCAGCTCGACCGAGGGCTGCGGACCGGGGAGAGCGGCGAACCCGTCGTGACGGCACTGGCCGACACCGCCCGCAGGTACGCCATCGACCCGCTGCACTTCAGCGACTTCATGACGTCCATGCGCCAGGACCTGGAGGTGACGGAGTACCCCACGTACGGCGATCTGGAGCGGTACATGCACGGCTCCGCCGCCGTCATCGGCCTGCAGATGCTGCCCGTGCTCGGCACCGTCGTCCCCCGCGCCGAGGCCGCCCCGCACGCCGCCGCCCTCGGGGTCGCCTTCCAGCTCACCAACTTCCTGCGGGACGTGGGCGAGGACCTGGACCGCGGCCGGATCTATCTCCCCCAGGAACTCCTCGGCGCACACGGCGTCGACCGTGCGCTGCTGCACTGGAGCCGCACCACGGGGCGCGGGGACCCCAGGATCACCGCGGCGCTGAAGGAGGCCGCCGCCTTCACCCGCGGCGTCTACGCCACCGCGGCCCCGGGCCTCGCCATGCTCGATCCCGTCGCACGCCCCTGCATCCGCACGGCCTTCGTGCTGTACGGGGCGATCCTGGACGCGATCGCCGACGGCGGCTACGCCGTACTGCACCGGCGGGCGGCCGTCTCCCGCCGCCGCCGCGCCGCGGTCGCCTGCGACGGCCTGGTCCGGGTGGCCGCCGCCCGCCTGCGGCACCGGCCGGCCGGAGCTCCCGCGCTGCCGCCGCCCGCCCCGTCCGAAGACCCGGCCCCGCACCACGGCACGTACACCCCGCACTCCAGGAAGGAGCCGGTATGA
- a CDS encoding MerR family transcriptional regulator, translated as MNDSAAALTSGAVARRLGVSPTTLRSWDRRYGLGPAARTRGRHRRWTPEDIAVLEHMCRLTASGVPPGEAARLASRGEASRADPATGEPDAPSTRRRDASTVLPLGDVRQECRGLARAAVRLDAQEMRSRLDSLVGEHGLVPVWEEVMVPTLRAVGRKWELSDDRYVEVEHLLSWHVSTALRSAPLLRPRTAPLLDTSPVLLACMPDEQHTLPLEALDAALGENGVPTLMLGAAVPLEALVAAVRRTGPSAVVLWSQARSTAGEAVARRVAAMEWGPAGARKRARVLPSGPGWGRSAPSGLARCGSLRDAVALLSTPHPG; from the coding sequence ATGAACGATTCAGCGGCCGCGCTGACCTCGGGAGCCGTCGCCCGGCGCCTGGGCGTCTCACCGACCACCCTGCGCAGCTGGGACCGCCGCTACGGCCTGGGCCCCGCCGCCCGCACGCGGGGACGCCACCGCCGGTGGACGCCCGAGGACATCGCCGTGCTGGAACACATGTGCAGGCTCACGGCCAGCGGCGTCCCGCCCGGTGAGGCGGCGCGCCTCGCGTCGCGGGGCGAGGCGTCCCGGGCGGACCCGGCGACCGGGGAGCCCGACGCGCCGTCCACCCGACGCCGCGACGCCAGCACCGTCCTGCCCCTCGGCGACGTGCGCCAGGAGTGCCGGGGCCTCGCCCGCGCCGCGGTCCGCCTCGACGCGCAGGAGATGCGGAGCAGGCTCGACTCGCTGGTCGGCGAGCACGGCCTCGTACCCGTGTGGGAAGAGGTCATGGTGCCCACCCTGCGAGCGGTGGGACGCAAGTGGGAGCTGTCCGATGACCGGTACGTGGAGGTCGAACACCTCCTGTCCTGGCACGTCTCGACCGCCCTGCGCAGCGCCCCGCTGCTCCGCCCGCGCACCGCACCGCTCCTCGACACCTCCCCGGTCCTGCTCGCCTGCATGCCGGACGAGCAGCACACCCTGCCCCTGGAAGCACTCGACGCAGCCCTCGGCGAGAACGGCGTCCCCACCCTCATGCTGGGCGCCGCCGTACCCCTGGAGGCACTCGTCGCCGCCGTGCGGCGCACAGGACCCTCGGCCGTCGTGCTGTGGTCGCAGGCCCGCTCCACGGCGGGCGAGGCGGTCGCGCGCCGCGTGGCGGCGATGGAGTGGGGGCCCGCGGGCGCCCGCAAGCGCGCCCGCGTCCTGCCGTCCGGACCGGGCTGGGGGCGGTCCGCGCCCAGCGGGCTCGCCCGCTGCGGCAGCCTCCGCGACGCCGTCGCTCTGCTGAGCACACCGCACCCGGGGTAG
- a CDS encoding DUF5914 domain-containing protein, with protein sequence MSRGSNRYPLRLRRGPVAWEDQRPTWREARPAVIAAALKRAQGRPSGNWYVVGATRQLGDDRPLGRTVAGREIVLWRDAEGALRAGPGACPHLGAPLKDSPVRCGTLICHWHGMSLDGTPFAGWSPYPAFDDGVLLWVRLDDMGGEPPLDRPVLPWRPDPARSVAAVLTVAGRCEPEDVVANRLDPWHGAWFHPYSFVDLTVAPVEEDGTDAGDDPQRDAFTVDVSFKVAGRAVVPVRAVFTAPEPRTVVMHITEGEGEGSVVETHATPLGTDRAGNPRTAVVEAVIATSGRPGFVAARAAAPALRPLMRAAAARLWRDDLAYAERRWALRSAGRFPG encoded by the coding sequence ATGAGCCGCGGTTCGAACCGCTACCCCTTGCGGCTGCGCCGCGGGCCCGTCGCCTGGGAGGACCAGCGTCCGACCTGGCGCGAGGCCCGGCCCGCCGTGATCGCCGCCGCGCTGAAACGTGCCCAGGGCCGCCCGTCCGGCAACTGGTACGTGGTGGGCGCGACGCGGCAGCTCGGGGACGACCGCCCGCTGGGCCGCACGGTGGCGGGGCGGGAGATCGTCCTGTGGCGCGACGCCGAGGGGGCGCTGCGGGCGGGGCCCGGCGCCTGTCCGCATCTGGGCGCCCCGCTCAAGGACAGTCCGGTGCGCTGCGGGACGCTGATCTGTCACTGGCACGGCATGTCGCTGGACGGGACGCCGTTCGCGGGCTGGAGTCCTTACCCGGCCTTCGACGACGGCGTGCTGCTCTGGGTCAGGCTCGACGACATGGGCGGCGAACCGCCGCTGGATCGGCCGGTGTTGCCCTGGCGCCCCGATCCGGCGCGGAGCGTGGCGGCCGTGCTGACGGTGGCGGGGCGCTGCGAACCCGAGGACGTGGTCGCCAACCGGCTCGACCCCTGGCACGGCGCGTGGTTCCACCCGTACTCGTTCGTCGACCTGACGGTGGCCCCCGTCGAGGAGGACGGCACAGATGCCGGGGACGACCCGCAGCGGGACGCGTTCACCGTCGACGTGTCGTTCAAGGTGGCGGGACGCGCGGTCGTGCCGGTGCGGGCGGTCTTCACCGCTCCCGAGCCCCGCACCGTCGTCATGCACATCACGGAAGGCGAGGGCGAGGGTTCCGTGGTGGAGACCCATGCGACGCCCCTGGGCACGGACCGGGCGGGGAATCCTCGTACCGCGGTCGTCGAGGCGGTGATCGCCACGTCCGGGCGGCCCGGTTTCGTCGCCGCCAGGGCCGCCGCGCCCGCGCTGCGGCCGCTCATGAGGGCGGCGGCGGCCCGGCTGTGGCGCGACGACCTGGCGTACGCGGAACGCCGCTGGGCCCTGCGCAGCGCGGGCCGCTTCCCGGGCTGA
- a CDS encoding lycopene cyclase family protein, which yields MQDADIAIVGAGAAGLSLAYRLAVDRPGDPMPSVVLIDAPAGPLKPAERTWCFWEEPDGEFDAALTAVWDTLRIRAPDGTAVAASPAPLRYKMLRSGDFETLVGDRLADESNVARLEAAVEEIRDLGDGAEVRTRTPGGRPLSLHARWVFDSRPPGVLPPGRTTLLQHFRGWFVTTDRPAFDPLVADLMDFRTPQPPHGLSFAYVLPTGPHQALVEYTEFSREVIDDQAYDRALTRYLTDQLALGAHEVVRVEHGVIPMTDARFPRRAGRSVFRIGTAGGATRPSTGYTFAAVQRQTRAIAAAYHRGRTPQPPPAHSARSRAMDAVLLRALDTGRVSGASFFTRLFREIPMERLLRFLDGRTGIREDLTIGLHTPVAPMLRTAAELPRLPKHRAHAPSSTPTPTPRPGHPAERKEN from the coding sequence ATGCAGGACGCGGACATCGCCATCGTGGGGGCCGGCGCGGCGGGCCTGTCGCTCGCCTACCGGCTGGCCGTCGACCGCCCCGGCGACCCGATGCCGTCGGTGGTCCTGATCGACGCCCCCGCCGGTCCCCTGAAGCCCGCCGAGCGCACCTGGTGCTTCTGGGAGGAGCCGGACGGCGAGTTCGACGCCGCCCTGACCGCCGTCTGGGACACCCTGCGTATCCGCGCCCCGGACGGCACCGCCGTCGCCGCCTCACCCGCCCCCCTGCGCTACAAGATGCTGCGTTCCGGCGACTTCGAGACCCTCGTCGGTGACCGCCTCGCCGACGAGTCGAACGTGGCGCGCCTCGAAGCCGCGGTCGAGGAGATCCGCGACCTCGGCGACGGCGCCGAGGTCCGCACACGCACACCCGGCGGTCGCCCCCTGTCGCTGCACGCCCGGTGGGTGTTCGACTCGCGCCCGCCGGGCGTCCTGCCGCCGGGCCGCACCACCCTGCTGCAGCACTTCCGCGGCTGGTTCGTCACGACCGACCGGCCCGCCTTCGACCCGCTGGTCGCGGACCTGATGGACTTCCGCACCCCCCAGCCCCCGCACGGCCTGTCCTTCGCCTACGTGCTGCCCACCGGCCCCCACCAAGCCCTGGTCGAGTACACGGAGTTCTCCCGCGAGGTCATCGACGACCAGGCGTACGACCGGGCACTGACCCGGTACCTGACGGACCAACTGGCCCTCGGCGCCCACGAGGTCGTCCGCGTGGAGCACGGCGTGATCCCCATGACCGACGCGCGCTTCCCGCGACGCGCGGGCCGCTCCGTCTTCCGTATCGGCACCGCGGGCGGCGCGACCCGCCCCTCGACCGGGTACACCTTCGCCGCCGTCCAGCGACAGACACGCGCCATCGCCGCCGCCTACCACCGCGGCCGCACCCCGCAGCCGCCGCCCGCGCACTCGGCGCGGTCACGGGCGATGGACGCCGTACTGCTGCGGGCCCTGGACACCGGCCGGGTGAGCGGCGCGTCGTTCTTCACCCGCCTCTTCCGTGAAATCCCCATGGAGCGGCTGCTCCGCTTCCTCGACGGCCGCACCGGCATCCGCGAGGACCTGACGATCGGGCTGCACACCCCCGTCGCCCCCATGCTGCGCACGGCGGCCGAACTGCCCCGACTGCCCAAGCACCGGGCCCACGCCCCCTCTTCCACCCCCACCCCCACCCCGCGGCCGGGACACCCGGCCGAACGGAAAGAGAACTGA
- a CDS encoding polyprenyl synthetase family protein, with amino-acid sequence MLSGPAEGTRQDALDGVSACDIDADVSGAVRRTLEGILHGRLEEARAIDPAFAGDVADRVARFTLRGGKRIRSQFLWWGLRACAGGAGPGRADAALGIAAGLELIQTCALVHDDVMDGSPLRRGRDAVHVDLQNQYGPYEKRRSGTAAAQGQGFGTAAAILAGDLALSWADDVVAATVLDAVRAPRVRGLWRAMRAEMVAGQYLDLRAQATGARSMTAAVRTAVLKTALYSVERPLALGAALAGADDATTGALCSAGRCAGIAFQLRDDLLGAFGDPGETGKPSGDDIRDGKGTYLLAVATARAEAAADHDALALLDRCVGRADLTDDDVRGVREAFVTTGARGIVEDKIRRLVLQAHRHLAAGALVPHADRRLHELFCRVAGVPVSSEATAVAHLPRTESGSR; translated from the coding sequence ATGCTCTCGGGACCCGCGGAGGGGACCAGGCAGGACGCCCTGGACGGTGTGAGCGCGTGCGACATCGACGCCGACGTGTCCGGCGCGGTGCGCCGTACGTTGGAGGGCATCCTCCACGGACGGCTGGAGGAGGCCAGAGCCATCGACCCGGCCTTCGCCGGGGACGTCGCGGACCGCGTGGCCCGGTTCACCCTGCGCGGCGGCAAGCGCATCCGATCCCAGTTCCTCTGGTGGGGGCTGCGGGCCTGTGCGGGAGGCGCGGGGCCCGGCCGGGCGGACGCGGCCCTGGGCATCGCCGCGGGGCTCGAACTCATCCAGACGTGCGCCCTGGTCCACGACGACGTCATGGACGGTTCACCGCTGCGCCGCGGCAGGGACGCCGTGCACGTGGATCTCCAGAACCAGTACGGCCCGTACGAGAAGCGGCGCTCCGGGACCGCCGCCGCCCAGGGGCAGGGCTTCGGGACGGCCGCGGCGATCCTCGCCGGTGATCTGGCGCTCAGCTGGGCCGACGACGTGGTCGCCGCGACCGTCCTCGACGCGGTGCGGGCGCCCCGGGTCCGCGGGCTGTGGCGTGCCATGCGGGCGGAGATGGTCGCGGGCCAGTACCTGGACCTCCGGGCGCAGGCGACCGGGGCGCGGTCGATGACCGCGGCCGTACGGACAGCCGTGCTCAAGACCGCCCTGTACTCGGTGGAGCGCCCGCTGGCCCTCGGCGCGGCGCTCGCGGGCGCCGACGACGCGACGACCGGAGCGCTCTGTTCGGCGGGTCGCTGCGCCGGAATCGCCTTCCAGCTGCGGGACGATCTCCTCGGCGCGTTCGGCGACCCCGGGGAGACCGGCAAACCCTCGGGGGACGACATCCGCGACGGCAAGGGCACCTACCTCCTGGCGGTGGCGACCGCCAGGGCCGAGGCCGCCGCGGACCACGACGCGCTCGCACTGCTCGACCGCTGCGTGGGCAGGGCCGATCTGACCGACGACGACGTGCGCGGGGTGCGGGAGGCGTTCGTGACGACCGGCGCCCGCGGAATCGTCGAGGACAAGATCCGCCGACTGGTCCTGCAGGCGCACCGCCACCTCGCCGCCGGTGCCCTGGTCCCCCACGCGGACCGGCGGCTGCACGAACTGTTCTGCCGCGTGGCCGGTGTGCCCGTGTCGTCCGAAGCGACCGCCGTCGCGCACCTTCCCCGGACCGAGAGCGGGAGCCGATGA
- a CDS encoding FAD-dependent oxidoreductase, with amino-acid sequence MNLNGTEQPYATPRRGRDRRARVWHAPAGLARVPTGETRTTAVVGGGLAGLAAATALAERGVHVTLYEREYQLGGRLAGWPIELADGSTATMTRGFHAFFRQYYNLRGLLRRVDPGLTSLTGLPDYPLRHSAGFRDSFAKVPRTPPWSALGFAALSPTFGGRDLARLNPRAALPLMDVRVPETYRQLDGTSAHELLERIRFPEAAHHLAFEVFSRSFFADPRLLSAAELALMFHIYFLGSSEGLLFDVPQEPFPTAFWEPLAAYLTGHGVDIRTGQAVQSVQPVPGGGFRVTTEDGGAQHDTVVLALDTTGLQHVVARSPRLADRQWRERIMRLRTAPPFLVSRLWLDRPVAADRPGFMGTSGYGPLDNVSVLERWEGEALRWVARTGGSVVELHAYAVDPGADRTAEQERLRVQLQRVYPETRDAKIVDERHEWRADCPLFAVGGYEDRPTVHTADPALTVAGDLVRTDLPAALMERAVTTGFLAANALLERWGLRGQTLWSVPDRGRVGVLRALNRLLGT; translated from the coding sequence ATGAACCTGAACGGCACGGAACAGCCGTACGCGACGCCGCGGCGCGGCCGCGACCGCCGCGCCCGGGTGTGGCACGCGCCGGCCGGGCTCGCCCGCGTGCCGACGGGCGAGACGCGCACGACGGCCGTCGTGGGCGGCGGCCTCGCCGGTCTCGCCGCCGCCACGGCGCTCGCCGAACGCGGCGTCCACGTCACCCTGTACGAACGCGAGTACCAGCTCGGGGGCCGCCTCGCGGGCTGGCCCATCGAGCTCGCCGACGGCTCCACGGCGACCATGACCCGCGGCTTCCACGCGTTCTTCCGCCAGTACTACAACCTGCGCGGACTGCTGCGCCGGGTCGACCCGGGACTGACCTCGCTGACCGGCCTGCCCGACTATCCGCTGCGGCACAGCGCGGGGTTCCGGGACAGCTTCGCGAAGGTGCCGCGCACCCCGCCGTGGAGCGCCCTCGGCTTCGCCGCGCTGAGCCCCACGTTCGGCGGCCGCGACCTGGCCCGGCTGAACCCGCGCGCCGCCCTGCCCCTGATGGACGTACGCGTCCCCGAGACCTACCGGCAGCTCGACGGCACCAGCGCACACGAGCTCCTCGAACGCATCCGGTTCCCCGAAGCCGCCCACCACCTGGCCTTCGAGGTGTTCTCCCGCAGCTTCTTCGCCGATCCGCGACTGCTGTCTGCCGCCGAACTCGCCCTCATGTTCCACATCTACTTCCTCGGCTCCAGCGAGGGCCTGCTCTTCGACGTACCGCAGGAACCTTTCCCGACGGCCTTCTGGGAACCGCTGGCCGCCTACCTCACCGGCCACGGCGTCGACATCCGCACCGGGCAGGCGGTGCAGAGCGTGCAGCCGGTGCCGGGCGGCGGGTTCCGCGTCACCACCGAGGACGGCGGCGCACAGCACGACACCGTGGTGCTCGCCCTCGACACGACCGGCCTGCAGCACGTCGTCGCCCGCTCGCCCCGGCTCGCCGACCGCCAGTGGCGCGAGCGGATCATGCGGCTGCGCACCGCCCCGCCCTTCCTCGTCTCCCGTCTCTGGCTCGACCGTCCGGTGGCCGCCGACCGCCCGGGGTTCATGGGCACCAGTGGATACGGGCCGTTGGACAACGTGAGCGTGCTCGAACGGTGGGAGGGCGAGGCGCTGCGCTGGGTCGCGCGCACCGGCGGCTCGGTCGTCGAACTCCACGCGTACGCGGTGGATCCCGGCGCCGACCGGACGGCGGAACAGGAACGCCTGCGGGTGCAGTTGCAACGCGTCTACCCCGAGACGCGCGACGCCAAGATCGTGGACGAGCGGCACGAATGGCGCGCCGACTGCCCGCTGTTCGCGGTGGGCGGCTACGAGGACCGGCCCACCGTGCACACCGCGGACCCGGCCCTGACCGTCGCGGGCGACCTCGTACGGACCGATCTGCCGGCCGCCCTGATGGAGCGTGCCGTGACCACGGGATTCCTCGCGGCGAACGCACTGCTCGAACGCTGGGGACTGCGGGGCCAGACACTGTGGTCGGTCCCGGACCGGGGGCGGGTGGGGGTGCTGCGGGCACTCAACCGGCTGCTCGGCACGTGA
- a CDS encoding class I SAM-dependent methyltransferase — MTVLRDDTLSAAFDHAARTYDRLVAANPGYHAHLRRSARRLRLPNGGAGLRLLDLGCGTGASTAALRSAAPLAEIVAVDASAGMLERAAAKPWPPSVTFVHAPAERLEQAGVEGPFDAVFAAYLFRNLADPDAVLAAVRALLAPHGRLAVHEYTLSGRLTDRLVWTAVCKAVVQPAGTLSGDGALYRHLFRSVSGFDTADAFAARTRKAGFGRVRVLPMPGWQTGIVHTVLAAADGSDGAAR; from the coding sequence ATGACCGTGCTGCGCGACGACACCCTGTCCGCCGCGTTCGACCACGCCGCCCGCACCTACGACCGGCTGGTCGCGGCCAACCCCGGCTACCACGCGCACCTCCGCCGCTCCGCCCGACGGCTGCGGCTGCCGAACGGCGGCGCCGGGCTGCGCCTGCTCGACCTCGGCTGCGGCACCGGCGCCTCCACCGCGGCGCTGCGCAGCGCCGCGCCACTGGCCGAGATCGTCGCGGTCGACGCGTCGGCGGGCATGCTGGAGCGCGCCGCGGCCAAACCCTGGCCGCCCTCCGTGACGTTTGTGCACGCCCCCGCCGAACGGCTCGAACAGGCGGGGGTGGAGGGACCCTTCGACGCGGTCTTCGCCGCCTACCTCTTCCGCAACCTCGCCGACCCGGACGCCGTACTCGCCGCGGTCCGCGCGCTGCTCGCCCCGCACGGCCGTCTCGCCGTGCACGAGTACACGCTCAGCGGCCGCCTGACGGACCGTCTGGTGTGGACGGCCGTCTGCAAGGCGGTGGTGCAGCCCGCAGGCACCCTCTCCGGTGATGGCGCCCTCTACCGGCACCTGTTCCGCAGCGTGTCCGGCTTCGACACCGCCGACGCGTTCGCGGCACGCACCCGCAAAGCCGGCTTCGGCCGCGTACGCGTCCTGCCGATGCCCGGCTGGCAGACCGGCATCGTGCACACCGTCCTTGCCGCGGCCGACGGCTCCGACGGGGCCGCCCGATGA